The window GGGTTTCGGTGGAGCTTGGTGGTTTCGAACTCTTCGGGGATCGGGAGTTCGACGGAGGCAGGCAGGATGCCGGGCCCGGGGCGCCGGTCATCCGCGTTGTTTCGTATTCGTTGTTCGGTGATTTGAAAGTGCGTGCACGCTAGGTGGGGTCATGCGTGCGATGCAGCTGAGCTGCGGTGCTACGTCCGACTGTAGTCTTCGGACGCGTGTGTATACCGACCTGCTTGGACACGTGGTCACCAAAATGGTCGGGCCACCTGCAGATTCGGAGCATTTCGTGACCGAAGAGTTCGCACCGTCGCTGTGCGCTCGCTCGGTCAACTTCCCTGTCCGCCACGAACCTGCGATCGCCGTTTTCGACGGCTGAGTTCGGTCGCACTACGTCGCGGGCAGTGACGAATCCCCGTGGTGGCCAGTGGCTATGACGACCACCTGGACAACAGCGTCTTCAGGCATATCTGGGTAGTAGTTGGCCCGGAGTTGTTGTGCGAAATTCGTCATGTCGGTGCCGGGTGGCTGGCGAGCTGCTAACGGCGACAGATGAGCGAGATCGTACGTTTCTACAGCAGTGACCTGTCCGGCAAGGGGGCGGGCGGTCGGGTGATTATCGAAGATGAAAATTGCCGGCCCTTCGTGTATGTCTTCGCGCCAGCGGACGGTGGAAACTTTCGCGCCAGAAACCACTGCCGTGTAATGCTTCTGATGAAAGTGCACGGTTTGAGCAGGCGCGCCGGTCGTCATGTTCCCATTGTCCACTAAGCAGAGCCGACAGATGTGCGGGAGGAAATATGGTGATCAAGGTCTTGGCGTTCGACACCTTCGGAACCGTCACCGATTG of the Rhodococcus sp. OK302 genome contains:
- a CDS encoding ASCH domain-containing protein yields the protein MTTGAPAQTVHFHQKHYTAVVSGAKVSTVRWREDIHEGPAIFIFDNHPTARPLAGQVTAVETYDLAHLSPLAARQPPGTDMTNFAQQLRANYYPDMPEDAVVQVVVIATGHHGDSSLPAT